A window of the Mesotoga prima MesG1.Ag.4.2 genome harbors these coding sequences:
- the wecB gene encoding non-hydrolyzing UDP-N-acetylglucosamine 2-epimerase — MAFVNGKKEGTARRLKKMKKVALIFGTRPEAVKMAPVYLALKNSPIRPVVIATAQHREMLDQVLSLFGIEADFDLNIMQERQSLAGLTSRLISKLEEIYSENVFDATLVQGDTTSTFAGALVSFYHKIPVGHVEAGLRTENIYDPFPEEINRRLNGVISSFHYPPTENAKNNLLKEGVPENKLLVTGNTVIDALLWVTENRSVLTSSFREALGVEEDEYILVTMHRRENWGEPMRQVMKAIKDILKEFPKMKVVFPVHLNPAVREVVYPELEKHDRIVLTDPLDYLPFVSLMEKARIILTDSGGIQEEAPALGKPTLVLRKTTERPEAIKAGTAKLVGTDRDFVFNETVKLLRDSDEYRRMANAKNPFGDGTASKRILKHLCENL; from the coding sequence ATGGCTTTTGTGAATGGAAAGAAGGAGGGAACGGCCAGACGGCTGAAGAAGATGAAAAAGGTAGCGCTAATTTTCGGGACGAGACCTGAAGCTGTGAAGATGGCCCCTGTGTATCTTGCTCTGAAGAATTCACCAATTAGACCGGTAGTTATAGCAACGGCACAGCACAGAGAGATGCTCGATCAAGTTTTATCCTTATTTGGCATAGAAGCGGATTTTGACTTAAACATAATGCAGGAGAGACAGTCACTGGCAGGCCTTACTTCAAGGTTGATAAGCAAACTCGAAGAGATTTACTCAGAGAACGTCTTCGATGCGACTCTGGTTCAGGGCGACACAACTTCTACGTTTGCAGGAGCACTTGTCTCCTTCTATCACAAGATTCCCGTAGGTCACGTTGAAGCAGGACTCAGAACCGAAAACATATATGACCCCTTTCCTGAAGAGATTAACAGAAGGCTAAACGGAGTCATCTCATCATTCCACTATCCCCCCACTGAAAATGCGAAGAACAACCTTCTGAAAGAAGGAGTTCCTGAAAACAAACTACTGGTAACTGGCAACACCGTGATTGATGCCTTGCTCTGGGTAACGGAGAATCGATCCGTACTCACTTCGAGTTTTAGAGAAGCACTCGGTGTAGAGGAAGATGAGTACATACTGGTAACCATGCATAGAAGAGAAAACTGGGGCGAGCCGATGCGACAGGTCATGAAAGCAATAAAGGACATACTTAAAGAATTTCCGAAGATGAAAGTTGTATTTCCCGTTCACTTGAATCCCGCCGTAAGAGAGGTTGTTTATCCTGAGCTGGAGAAACATGACAGAATCGTCTTAACGGATCCACTCGATTATCTCCCTTTCGTATCGTTGATGGAAAAGGCGAGGATAATACTGACCGACTCCGGCGGGATTCAGGAAGAGGCTCCAGCTCTGGGGAAACCAACTTTGGTACTAAGAAAAACGACGGAACGACCGGAAGCCATAAAGGCAGGAACCGCGAAGCTCGTTGGAACAGACAGAGATTTCGTCTTCAATGAGACAGTCAAACTTCTAAGAGATTCTGATGAATACAGGCGAATGGCAAACGCAAAAAATCCGTTTGGAGACGGTACTGCATCAAAGAGAATCTTGAAGCATCTTTGCGAGAACCTTTAG
- the murJ gene encoding murein biosynthesis integral membrane protein MurJ, which produces MTASTVRSTAIFAIATMLSRLTGLARDSLFANYFGTSAQYDAYLVAIMIPFFLRKIFADGALTMAFVPVFNEKLKISRERAFVFASTVIVFVVIVAGSISAGGMVFSEGVASVFAGGFDKDALDLTSRLIRISFPFIALVSLWAVYCGVLNSLDAFFIAAVSPMFINLSTIAGILLSERFSPPIVGPTIGFLAGGVIQLVVVALAAKSKGFVFKPGYSKSDVREFLILFLFSAVSPAINEINSFVDVRVSTELGRGAVSSLGYAQRLYQLPLGVFAVAVATVALPRLSKLSGSDARDRFRKALWDSLTVLAFLIIPSTLGLLVLGEGIVRILFERGSFTPSDTAFTTSLLYGYTLGLPFYGSYGVLSRAYYARKSPRTPTIISAIMVSVNVALDILLGFTIGPLGVALATSVAGIVGTVTVSVALFRWSGYDREKIIAILKIILASLVMSCVMIVGRTLFGTGFISTSLTLVAGIIVYFLSARILRVGNLFKLRDLLRNKKSSSQ; this is translated from the coding sequence ATGACGGCAAGCACTGTGAGAAGCACCGCTATCTTTGCCATAGCAACTATGTTATCCAGATTAACGGGTCTCGCGAGAGACTCCCTCTTTGCAAACTACTTTGGTACTTCTGCTCAATATGATGCATATCTTGTGGCAATAATGATCCCCTTCTTCCTTAGAAAGATATTCGCAGACGGCGCCTTGACCATGGCATTTGTTCCGGTTTTCAACGAAAAGCTCAAGATTTCAAGAGAAAGGGCCTTTGTCTTTGCTTCTACTGTCATTGTCTTTGTAGTGATTGTTGCTGGATCGATTTCCGCCGGAGGGATGGTTTTTTCAGAGGGGGTAGCCTCAGTATTTGCCGGGGGTTTCGATAAGGATGCATTGGACCTGACATCGAGATTAATTCGAATCTCCTTTCCATTCATAGCGCTTGTTTCTCTATGGGCAGTTTACTGCGGAGTTCTCAACAGTCTCGATGCTTTCTTCATTGCGGCGGTTTCTCCAATGTTCATAAATCTCTCAACTATCGCAGGGATTCTGCTTTCAGAAAGGTTTTCGCCACCAATTGTCGGACCGACTATAGGTTTCCTGGCTGGCGGGGTAATCCAATTGGTTGTTGTAGCTCTGGCGGCCAAATCGAAGGGCTTTGTCTTCAAACCGGGATACAGCAAAAGTGATGTAAGGGAGTTCCTTATTCTTTTCCTTTTTTCGGCCGTATCTCCGGCTATAAACGAAATCAATTCCTTTGTAGATGTAAGAGTATCCACTGAACTGGGTCGAGGCGCAGTCTCTAGCCTGGGGTATGCTCAGAGGCTTTATCAACTTCCACTGGGCGTCTTCGCCGTTGCTGTCGCCACTGTAGCACTTCCAAGATTATCGAAACTCTCCGGTTCCGATGCGCGAGACCGTTTCAGGAAGGCTCTGTGGGACTCATTGACTGTGCTCGCCTTTCTTATCATACCTTCGACTCTGGGTCTTCTGGTCCTGGGTGAAGGAATAGTTCGGATTCTCTTTGAGAGGGGTTCTTTTACACCATCCGATACTGCGTTTACCACGTCTCTTCTTTACGGATATACTCTGGGATTGCCTTTCTATGGATCGTATGGGGTTTTATCAAGGGCTTACTATGCGAGAAAGAGTCCCAGAACTCCGACTATCATCTCCGCAATCATGGTAAGCGTCAATGTAGCACTAGATATTCTGCTTGGTTTTACAATTGGGCCGCTTGGCGTTGCATTGGCAACAAGTGTGGCCGGAATCGTTGGCACAGTTACCGTTTCGGTTGCACTGTTTAGGTGGAGCGGATACGACAGAGAAAAGATTATTGCCATTTTGAAGATAATACTTGCTTCGCTTGTCATGTCATGCGTCATGATTGTTGGGAGGACTTTATTTGGAACCGGATTCATTTCGACTTCGTTGACTCTTGTTGCAGGAATAATAGTGTATTTTCTTTCGGCAAGGATACTTCGTGTTGGGAATCTCTTCAAATTGAGAGATCTCTTGCGGAACAAAAAAAGCAGTTCTCAATAA
- a CDS encoding polyhydroxyalkanoic acid system family protein, protein MKELSVIIEHTLGIEEAIKRLNKKIEELKSEYEGKFALDSTWEDDSLRFRLKAAGMKTEGSVKFADSTVTLSGKLPLTLAAFRGRIESTLRAELLKVLCDCD, encoded by the coding sequence TTGAAAGAACTTTCCGTTATCATCGAGCACACACTCGGAATTGAAGAGGCAATAAAGAGATTGAATAAGAAAATCGAAGAGCTGAAGAGTGAATATGAAGGGAAGTTCGCCCTTGACTCGACCTGGGAAGACGACTCCCTGAGATTCAGGTTGAAGGCGGCCGGAATGAAGACAGAAGGTTCTGTGAAGTTTGCCGATTCTACTGTTACGCTATCAGGAAAACTACCCTTAACGTTGGCTGCTTTTAGAGGAAGGATCGAAAGCACTTTGCGAGCTGAGCTTCTAAAAGTTCTATGTGACTGTGACTGA
- a CDS encoding histidinol-phosphatase HisJ family protein encodes MSVDLHNHSSFSPDSQTPVEEIVEEAILKGLKVIGISDHDDLDDSFPDSYRMKDPEIYLRSLSRMKENSVIKVLAGLEVGLQSCAKTLPEGDFDYFIYSVHGIPGIKDLTSGDVWTLYLEEAIEAISGIDRPGFFGHIDFLRRYLPGHKALDNEELLCELLRKLIRAGIGIEINTSGWRYPYKEPSPQRWIVEKYFLCGGKFVTIGSDSHRREDVGSHVSDALLLLKSIGFKEVFYCEKMEYKPVALTIY; translated from the coding sequence GTGTCTGTAGATCTGCATAACCACAGCTCCTTTTCCCCTGACAGTCAGACACCTGTGGAGGAAATCGTTGAGGAAGCAATTCTTAAAGGACTGAAAGTTATAGGAATCTCCGACCATGATGATCTTGACGATTCCTTCCCTGATAGCTACAGGATGAAAGATCCTGAAATCTATTTGAGGAGCCTTTCTCGCATGAAAGAGAATTCAGTTATCAAGGTTCTGGCGGGTCTAGAAGTCGGGCTTCAGTCATGCGCAAAGACCTTACCTGAAGGTGACTTTGATTACTTCATTTACTCGGTTCACGGAATTCCCGGAATTAAAGACCTGACTTCCGGGGACGTTTGGACGCTTTATCTGGAAGAGGCAATCGAGGCGATTTCCGGTATCGACAGACCGGGTTTTTTCGGTCACATCGATTTTCTCAGAAGATATCTTCCCGGTCATAAAGCTCTTGACAACGAGGAACTTCTTTGCGAATTACTGAGGAAGCTCATAAGAGCCGGTATCGGAATTGAGATAAACACATCGGGTTGGCGTTATCCTTACAAAGAACCTTCACCGCAACGCTGGATTGTGGAGAAGTACTTTCTCTGTGGAGGGAAGTTTGTGACAATAGGTTCAGATTCTCATAGAAGGGAGGACGTAGGTAGTCACGTTTCCGACGCATTACTTCTGCTGAAAAGCATTGGATTCAAGGAGGTCTTTTACTGTGAAAAGATGGAATACAAACCCGTTGCGTTGACTATTTATTGA
- a CDS encoding DUF2461 domain-containing protein, whose translation MSEKRFEGFSGETLSFLIDLGINNNRSWMERNRDRYRIELLEPFRALVKQLGPSMERIDPFIDVRPQVGKTISRISRDARRNKGKPPYRTNMWFTFRVPGPDWKDSPGFFFELFPDWYRYGMGFYLPSRATMVKLSEEIEKNPVRFVEKTEVLRDSEFSVFGEKYKRRRNRKGVSDSLSEWLQYRDFYIASNHEIDEILLSSRLVGHLEAPFSALSELYEYFWELKMRDA comes from the coding sequence ATGAGTGAAAAGAGGTTCGAAGGTTTTTCCGGCGAGACACTTTCATTTTTGATAGATCTCGGGATTAACAACAACCGATCATGGATGGAAAGAAACAGGGATCGATACCGTATAGAACTGTTGGAGCCATTCAGAGCTCTTGTAAAGCAGCTAGGCCCTTCCATGGAGAGAATCGATCCATTTATAGACGTTAGACCACAGGTGGGAAAGACTATTAGCAGGATCAGCAGAGATGCGAGACGTAACAAGGGAAAACCACCATACCGAACTAATATGTGGTTCACTTTCAGAGTTCCAGGACCCGACTGGAAAGACTCTCCTGGGTTCTTTTTCGAGCTTTTTCCAGACTGGTACCGGTACGGAATGGGTTTTTATCTGCCTTCCCGGGCGACAATGGTTAAGCTTTCTGAAGAGATCGAGAAAAACCCTGTAAGGTTTGTTGAAAAGACAGAGGTTCTGAGAGATAGCGAATTTTCTGTCTTCGGTGAGAAATACAAGAGAAGGAGGAATAGGAAGGGAGTGTCTGACAGCCTTTCCGAATGGCTTCAGTATCGAGATTTCTACATCGCCTCTAATCACGAAATCGATGAGATTCTTCTATCCTCCAGACTTGTCGGTCACCTTGAGGCGCCCTTTTCCGCGCTATCGGAGCTTTACGAATATTTCTGGGAGTTGAAAATGAGAGATGCCTAA
- a CDS encoding histidinol-phosphatase HisJ family protein — MIDIHNHTTYSDGRNTVEEVIQSALKEGLQIVGISDHFDPYVAQEVCLQPEEVSVYLKEIRTLSEKYPIKVLAGLELGLQSEGILWPGEEMDYFIYSVHTVPGRPDLKTLENPWDIYLQEAISAVDLIDRPGFFGHLDFLRRHIPKAKPPKPGQLMDTLLMKLVSNHVGLELNTSGWMYGIGDPSPQPWVIERYIDLGGRFVTVGSDSHRASQIGNFTVKALSLLRQMGIKEVFYCENGSYIPVPIMEAK, encoded by the coding sequence ATGATAGATATTCACAATCACACTACGTATTCCGATGGCAGGAATACCGTGGAAGAGGTAATACAATCGGCATTGAAGGAAGGTCTTCAGATAGTCGGAATCTCCGATCACTTTGATCCATATGTAGCCCAAGAGGTCTGCCTTCAGCCCGAAGAAGTAAGCGTGTATCTAAAAGAGATAAGAACTTTAAGCGAAAAGTATCCAATAAAGGTTCTTGCCGGGCTTGAGCTTGGCCTGCAATCGGAAGGAATTCTCTGGCCCGGTGAAGAAATGGACTATTTCATCTACTCTGTTCACACCGTTCCAGGGAGACCCGATCTCAAGACCCTTGAAAACCCTTGGGATATATACCTTCAAGAGGCTATCAGTGCGGTAGATCTCATTGACAGACCTGGCTTTTTTGGTCACCTTGATTTTCTGCGAAGGCATATCCCGAAAGCAAAGCCTCCCAAACCTGGGCAGCTTATGGATACGCTTCTGATGAAGCTTGTATCGAATCACGTTGGACTCGAGTTGAACACCTCTGGCTGGATGTACGGAATTGGGGACCCTTCTCCCCAGCCATGGGTAATAGAGAGATATATAGACCTGGGGGGCCGCTTTGTTACGGTAGGTTCAGACTCGCACAGGGCCTCACAGATCGGAAATTTCACTGTGAAAGCGCTTTCTTTGCTTAGGCAAATGGGGATTAAAGAAGTGTTTTATTGTGAGAATGGTAGTTATATTCCCGTTCCGATAATGGAGGCAAAATGA
- a CDS encoding tyrosine-type recombinase/integrase — protein sequence MDFSEAVERFKENMEFVRNMSSNTVAAYLSDLHHFELFLNERGIDYKSVKRKDIELFVKEYSQGKYSRKRPSATTVARNLSTIRSFYTFLYISGTVSKVPTELIKNPKTRRRIPDYITHDEVMEILSSFRSTNLGKRNKAIVAIMYFCGLRVSEVCKLRLGDLRMGNSPAVRIMSGKGNRDREVPMNDQVLSIVKEYLQIRREFPMSEYEDHVFIGTRGEPMARNVIPKVLNTQVKYVYPEKRVHPHLFRHSFATQLLQKGASIKIVQELLGHANLSTTSIYLHITDKEKRAAVQLLSD from the coding sequence ATGGACTTTTCCGAAGCAGTTGAGAGATTCAAAGAGAACATGGAATTTGTGAGAAATATGTCTTCCAACACAGTTGCCGCTTATCTTTCCGATCTCCATCATTTCGAGCTCTTTCTTAATGAGCGTGGAATTGACTACAAGTCGGTGAAGAGAAAAGACATCGAGCTGTTCGTTAAAGAGTATTCTCAGGGGAAGTATTCGAGGAAGAGACCTTCTGCAACTACCGTGGCCAGAAATCTTTCGACGATCCGGTCATTCTACACGTTTCTCTACATAAGTGGAACGGTAAGTAAGGTTCCGACCGAGCTGATCAAGAATCCGAAGACACGGCGTAGAATCCCTGATTACATAACGCATGATGAGGTCATGGAGATCCTTTCTTCCTTCAGAAGTACCAACCTGGGCAAAAGAAACAAGGCTATAGTTGCAATAATGTACTTCTGTGGATTGAGGGTAAGCGAAGTGTGCAAATTGAGGCTCGGGGATCTCAGAATGGGCAATTCGCCGGCGGTGAGGATCATGAGCGGAAAGGGGAACAGAGATAGAGAAGTACCGATGAACGACCAGGTTCTCTCCATTGTGAAGGAGTATCTCCAAATAAGAAGAGAGTTTCCCATGAGTGAGTATGAAGACCACGTCTTTATAGGGACACGGGGAGAGCCAATGGCAAGAAACGTAATTCCAAAAGTACTAAATACACAAGTAAAATATGTATATCCTGAAAAACGAGTACATCCACATTTATTTCGACATAGTTTTGCTACACAACTTCTACAAAAAGGTGCAAGTATAAAGATTGTACAAGAATTGCTGGGACATGCAAATCTTAGCACTACTAGTATATATTTGCATATTACAGATAAAGAGAAGAGAGCAGCTGTACAATTGCTATCGGACTGA